One window of Dyadobacter sandarakinus genomic DNA carries:
- the uvrA gene encoding excinuclease ABC subunit UvrA, translating to MEQTELTDVKGPDLIEVEGAREHNLKNIDVSIPRNKLVVVTGISGSGKSSLAFDTIYAEGQRRYMESFSSYARGFIGEMERPDVDKITGLSPVISIEQKTTSRNPRSTVGTVTEIYDFLRLLYARAGEAYSYVTGRKMVKQSQDQIVNQLLSQFTGKKITMLAPAVKGRKGHYRELFVQIARLGYTKVRVDGEVQDISPKMQLDRYKVHDIEIVIDRVVPKKEEDDPQSRYRLSQSVATAIKQGKGALMILDEKGEVHYFSQNLMDPESGISYDDPAPNAFSFNSPYGWCPTCQGLGIIEEITEESILPDRSLSISKGGITALGEYRDAWIFKQLEVILKPFKITLTTPIEKFPAEAVKVILYGSEEAVQVPSKKYPGTEWETKFDGIINFLKRQQESGNDKILEWLKDFMTTQTCPECNGKRLRKESLHFKIDKKDIAELSDMDISQLGVWLTGLEGRLEERQQVIGHEVLKEIRKRVGFLLDVGLDYLTLNRALRTLSGGEAQRIRLATQIGTQLTGVLYIMDEPSIGLHQRDNVRLINSLKSLRDLGNTVLVVEHDKDMMLASDYILDIGPGAGRHGGNVVGSGTPQQFLENGSLTAEYLSGRASIEIPKKRRKGTGNAITIKGCTGHNLKNVTLSFPLGTMICVTGVSGSGKSSLIHETLFPILNHHFYKSRREPLSYKSIDGLEHIDKVIEVDQSPIGRTPRSNPATYTNLFTDIRTLFAELPEAKIRGYKPGRFSFNVKGGRCEDCEGAGMKKIEMDFLPDVHIACETCKGKRFNRETLEVRFKGKSIADVLDMTVETALEFFENQPRLLRKVQTLNDVGLGYITLGQHATTLSGGEAQRVKLSEELSKRDTGKTLYILDEPTTGLHFQDIRHLLNVLNKLVEKGNTVLIIEHNLDVIKVADHIIDVGPEGGAGGGRIIAEGTPEKVARVKGSFTGHFLQEELK from the coding sequence TTGGAACAAACAGAATTAACCGATGTAAAAGGGCCTGACCTGATCGAAGTGGAAGGTGCCCGGGAACATAATCTTAAAAATATTGACGTCAGTATTCCGCGCAACAAGCTGGTGGTCGTTACCGGTATAAGCGGGAGCGGCAAGTCGTCGCTGGCATTTGATACCATTTATGCCGAAGGTCAGCGCCGCTATATGGAGAGCTTTTCTTCCTACGCGCGCGGCTTTATAGGCGAAATGGAACGTCCCGATGTAGATAAGATCACGGGACTTTCACCGGTGATCAGCATCGAACAAAAAACAACCTCCCGTAATCCGCGTTCCACCGTTGGGACGGTGACCGAAATCTATGACTTTTTGCGCCTGCTGTACGCCCGCGCAGGCGAGGCCTACTCCTATGTGACAGGCCGTAAAATGGTTAAGCAGTCGCAGGATCAGATCGTCAACCAGCTGCTCAGTCAGTTTACAGGAAAGAAGATCACCATGCTCGCGCCTGCGGTGAAGGGCCGGAAAGGGCATTACAGGGAGCTTTTTGTACAAATTGCAAGACTGGGTTACACCAAGGTGCGCGTGGACGGCGAAGTACAGGATATTTCTCCCAAAATGCAGCTTGACCGGTACAAGGTCCATGATATTGAAATTGTGATTGACCGCGTGGTGCCTAAAAAGGAAGAGGATGATCCGCAATCGAGATACCGCCTCAGCCAGTCGGTAGCGACGGCCATCAAGCAGGGGAAAGGTGCATTGATGATCCTGGATGAAAAAGGAGAAGTACATTACTTTTCACAAAACCTGATGGATCCTGAGTCCGGGATCAGCTACGACGATCCGGCGCCCAATGCATTTTCATTCAACTCACCTTATGGCTGGTGCCCTACCTGCCAGGGGCTGGGTATTATTGAAGAAATTACCGAAGAATCCATATTGCCGGACCGTTCCCTGAGCATCAGCAAGGGCGGTATTACAGCATTGGGCGAGTATCGCGATGCCTGGATCTTCAAACAGCTTGAAGTGATTCTCAAGCCATTCAAAATTACACTGACTACGCCTATTGAGAAATTCCCGGCCGAGGCTGTGAAAGTAATCCTTTACGGCAGTGAGGAAGCAGTGCAGGTACCTTCCAAAAAGTACCCCGGCACAGAGTGGGAGACGAAGTTTGACGGGATTATCAATTTTCTGAAAAGACAGCAGGAGAGCGGCAATGATAAGATCCTGGAATGGCTGAAAGACTTCATGACTACGCAAACCTGTCCGGAATGCAATGGAAAGCGTTTGCGTAAGGAATCCTTACATTTTAAGATTGATAAAAAAGACATCGCTGAGCTGTCGGACATGGACATCAGCCAGCTCGGCGTGTGGCTTACCGGGCTGGAAGGCCGCCTGGAAGAACGTCAGCAGGTAATAGGGCATGAGGTGCTGAAAGAGATTCGTAAAAGGGTAGGTTTCCTGCTGGATGTGGGGCTTGACTACCTGACGCTCAATCGCGCCCTGCGCACATTGTCCGGGGGAGAAGCCCAGCGGATCCGCCTCGCTACGCAGATCGGTACCCAGCTGACGGGCGTGCTGTACATTATGGACGAACCAAGCATCGGCCTGCATCAACGTGACAATGTACGGCTGATCAACTCATTAAAAAGTCTGCGCGACCTGGGCAACACGGTACTGGTGGTGGAGCACGACAAGGACATGATGCTGGCGTCCGACTACATTCTGGACATCGGGCCCGGCGCTGGCCGGCACGGAGGCAACGTAGTAGGCTCGGGAACGCCGCAGCAATTTCTCGAAAACGGCTCGCTCACGGCCGAGTACCTCAGCGGACGTGCATCCATTGAAATACCCAAAAAAAGAAGGAAAGGAACCGGCAATGCCATTACAATCAAAGGCTGTACCGGGCATAATCTGAAAAACGTGACGCTATCGTTTCCATTGGGTACGATGATCTGCGTGACAGGGGTGAGCGGCAGCGGGAAGTCATCGCTGATCCATGAAACCCTTTTTCCGATCCTCAACCATCATTTTTATAAATCAAGAAGAGAGCCGCTGTCGTACAAATCCATTGATGGGCTTGAACACATTGATAAGGTCATTGAGGTGGACCAGTCGCCGATCGGACGTACGCCCCGCTCCAATCCGGCTACCTATACCAACCTTTTTACGGATATCCGCACCCTTTTTGCAGAACTTCCCGAAGCGAAAATCCGGGGCTACAAGCCAGGACGGTTTTCATTCAATGTAAAAGGCGGGCGCTGCGAGGACTGTGAAGGTGCCGGTATGAAGAAGATCGAAATGGACTTCCTGCCGGATGTGCACATTGCATGTGAAACCTGCAAAGGAAAGCGGTTCAACAGGGAAACGCTCGAAGTGCGGTTTAAAGGAAAATCCATTGCCGACGTGCTGGATATGACGGTTGAAACTGCACTTGAATTTTTTGAAAATCAGCCGCGGCTGCTTCGGAAAGTGCAGACACTGAATGATGTGGGACTGGGCTATATTACGCTGGGACAACATGCGACCACTTTGTCGGGCGGGGAGGCTCAGCGTGTGAAGCTTTCGGAAGAACTTTCAAAAAGAGATACCGGTAAGACGCTGTACATCCTGGATGAACCTACTACCGGACTGCACTTTCAGGATATCAGGCATTTGCTCAATGTGCTCAACAAGCTCGTGGAAAAAGGCAATACGGTCCTGATCATTGAGCATAACCTCGACGTGATCAAGGTAGCTGACCACATCATTGACGTGGGACCCGAAGGCGGTGCGGGTGGCGGACGCATTATTGCAGAAGGCACACCCGAGAAGGTAGCCAGGGTAAAAGGGAGCTTTACCGGACACTTTTTGCAGGAAGAGCTGAAATAA
- a CDS encoding LytR/AlgR family response regulator transcription factor — protein sequence MNVLNCIAVDDEPLALGLVCAFIEKTPFLSLAGRYSSAVEALQMIQNAAIDVIFLDIQMPDLTGIELARILEKAGNKAPRVIFTTAFNQYALDGFRVDALDYLLKPFNYEEFLRAASKAQSYAELLQKASSSGSPEPKDEYLFLKVEYQLVRIAYDDILYTEGLKDYVKVHLKSDSKPVLSLTSLKALEEKLPPSRFMRVHRSFIVNLDKISAVTRNTIQIGTATIPVSDQYKDTFSQFLSKWM from the coding sequence ATGAACGTACTGAATTGCATTGCGGTGGACGATGAGCCGCTGGCACTCGGACTGGTTTGCGCATTCATTGAAAAAACACCTTTCCTCTCCCTGGCCGGACGTTATTCCAGCGCGGTGGAGGCTTTGCAGATGATTCAGAATGCGGCAATTGACGTCATATTCCTGGATATACAAATGCCTGATCTTACAGGAATCGAACTTGCCCGCATACTTGAAAAAGCGGGTAACAAGGCTCCCAGGGTTATTTTTACAACAGCATTTAACCAATACGCACTAGACGGCTTCCGGGTCGACGCTCTTGACTATCTCCTAAAACCCTTTAATTACGAGGAGTTTCTCCGCGCAGCTTCGAAAGCACAGAGCTACGCGGAACTCCTCCAAAAAGCATCGTCCTCCGGCTCACCCGAGCCGAAGGACGAATACTTGTTCCTGAAAGTGGAGTATCAGCTTGTACGCATTGCCTACGATGACATCCTGTATACCGAGGGACTAAAAGACTACGTAAAGGTGCATCTGAAATCGGACTCCAAGCCCGTACTTTCCCTGACCAGCCTCAAAGCACTCGAAGAAAAGCTGCCTCCTTCCCGGTTTATGCGGGTACACCGCTCATTTATTGTCAACCTGGACAAGATCAGTGCAGTAACCCGCAACACCATCCAGATCGGCACGGCCACAATCCCGGTGAGCGATCAGTACAAGGATACATTCAGCCAGTTTTTAAGTAAATGGATGTGA
- a CDS encoding sensor histidine kinase has translation MDTRAAKKYPPVFLHILGWSFLGLFLMWQPLSWQIVFPISFWIKQTVLFTLLISIFYLNYYFWFPKYLAKNRYMKFILFNIISVVMLAVCIEQVKIFINHGEQMDRAFKEARELNGDKKPHDRLDYFSLLTALMVIGLSTSVAAVRTAQMDKQFRQNLEKEKINSELSFLKAQINPHFFFNTLNNIYALTVIDVEAAREALHKLSRMMRYVLYETQHGTVLLSQEIAFAQDYIQLMQLRLTDKVTVHLDPPSPLHDVSIAPMLFLPFIENAFKHGVSAVQPSRIDIQIRQRDHKIFVEIKNTLFTDKRAILDESNGIGLANTQRRLDLLYPGKYQLAVNENKEEKEFEVHLELETA, from the coding sequence ATGGACACACGGGCTGCCAAGAAATACCCACCGGTTTTCTTGCATATTTTAGGATGGAGCTTTCTGGGATTATTCCTGATGTGGCAGCCGCTCAGCTGGCAGATTGTATTCCCGATCTCATTCTGGATCAAGCAAACGGTACTTTTCACACTGCTGATCAGCATATTTTACCTCAACTACTATTTCTGGTTTCCTAAGTACCTCGCCAAGAACCGGTATATGAAGTTTATCCTGTTCAACATCATCTCGGTGGTGATGCTGGCGGTATGCATTGAACAGGTCAAAATATTTATTAATCACGGCGAGCAGATGGACCGTGCTTTTAAAGAAGCCAGGGAATTGAATGGGGATAAAAAGCCTCATGACCGGCTCGACTATTTCTCATTGCTTACTGCATTGATGGTCATAGGGTTAAGCACCAGCGTAGCTGCTGTAAGAACGGCCCAGATGGACAAGCAGTTCAGGCAAAATCTTGAAAAGGAAAAGATTAACTCGGAGCTGTCATTTCTGAAAGCGCAGATCAACCCGCACTTCTTTTTCAATACGCTCAATAACATTTACGCCCTGACGGTCATCGACGTGGAGGCGGCGCGGGAAGCTTTGCATAAGTTATCGCGGATGATGCGGTATGTGCTGTACGAAACGCAGCATGGCACCGTCCTGCTCAGTCAGGAAATTGCATTTGCCCAGGATTACATTCAGCTCATGCAGCTCCGCCTGACCGATAAGGTTACGGTACACCTGGACCCGCCCAGCCCGCTCCATGACGTTTCCATTGCACCCATGCTGTTTTTACCTTTTATAGAAAATGCGTTTAAACACGGTGTAAGTGCCGTACAGCCCAGCAGGATCGACATTCAGATCCGGCAGAGGGATCACAAGATTTTTGTAGAAATAAAAAATACCCTGTTTACCGACAAGCGCGCCATCCTTGATGAAAGCAATGGGATAGGCCTGGCCAATACCCAGCGCCGCCTCGACCTGCTGTATCCCGGCAAGTACCAGCTCGCCGTGAACGAAAACAAGGAAGAAAAGGAGTTTGAGGTACATCTGGAACTGGAAACTGCATGA
- a CDS encoding TonB-dependent receptor domain-containing protein: MKLVLRITLLTLLTGFTSTAFAQFPGGGGGRPSGGGGDFQRGGDRQRQTAIPGTLDDAPKGSGKIKGILVDSISKKPVEFATLALVDTKTNNPIDGTTTDEKGQFSLSKVASGNFNILISFIGYKTKTVKDIKIDRKTDLDLGSIALAPDVVQLKEVEVVGMAQMIEEKVDRLVYNAEKDITSKGGDASDVMKKVPMLTVDLDGNVSLRGSSNVRVLINNKPSTIIATSVADALKQIPADMIKSVEVITSPSARYDAEGSAGIINIVTKKSTIQGGTLNVDTGIGNRGSNLGLRGNYRVGKMGFSLGGFGRFNYNMPGKSENLQVGKIENFSIRQTTKSDNRTAFGSYNLGWDYEIDSKTSLSAGVRYGLRNMKNTQELTTFNTQGTSTTTSYRDVDVKDLSGTWDVNVDYLKTLGKPQQELSISTQFSRNNRTNDYDANVFALSTNQIREMLGSQGNNNSSHNQESTVQLDYQTPIKENQLLEIGGKGIFRQVVSNYDYYNTMGTPQAASNLDYDQNVAAGYFSYTLSTKSRFTIKAGTRYEYTSINATQGEQGSLNLPAYGNLVPSINLSQTFGKGQTVKLAYNRRLQRPGIQFLNPNVNAANPLNVTVGNPNLSPELTDQVELGTSFFKNSVYVNVSTFARFTNNSIESIRTTSPEGVITTTYGNIGEKKNVGVNIFGNITFFKKWQVGGGFDAYYANLSNNSPDISLQSSNSGFVLSGRFRTSLTIKNGWGLQGGGFMRGREVQLQGTQAGFRMYDLGIKKDFKNKRGSIGFGMENFLAPSFKMKTSLESRTFTQNNTNYLFNRGFRVNFSYRLGKMTFTEQKTRRRKSINNDDQKSEGGGMDAGGGQSAAPAITVPTNRPAGSPAGTRTQGGLRSATDSTLRSPRETIVNPNAARPDSAAKPMVAPDSLKAPVTTPDSTIKPATTLPDSTMRPDSTARPALPVQPMKQDSTARPVVPADSIPKKE, translated from the coding sequence ATGAAACTTGTTTTACGAATTACACTTCTCACCCTGCTGACAGGGTTTACATCAACAGCATTTGCCCAGTTTCCCGGAGGTGGCGGTGGACGTCCCTCAGGTGGAGGCGGAGATTTCCAGCGTGGCGGTGACCGTCAGCGCCAAACAGCCATCCCCGGTACCCTGGATGACGCACCCAAAGGCAGCGGCAAGATCAAGGGGATACTTGTAGATTCCATCAGTAAAAAGCCCGTAGAATTTGCAACGCTTGCACTGGTCGATACCAAAACCAACAACCCAATTGATGGTACCACCACCGACGAGAAGGGACAGTTCAGTCTTAGCAAGGTAGCATCGGGAAACTTCAATATCCTGATTTCTTTTATCGGGTATAAAACAAAAACCGTTAAGGACATCAAAATTGATCGCAAAACAGACCTGGATCTGGGCTCAATTGCGCTTGCACCTGATGTAGTGCAGCTCAAAGAAGTGGAAGTGGTCGGTATGGCGCAAATGATCGAGGAGAAGGTAGACCGCCTTGTTTACAATGCTGAAAAAGACATTACCAGCAAAGGTGGGGACGCGTCGGACGTTATGAAAAAAGTGCCGATGCTGACCGTGGATCTGGACGGGAACGTTTCCCTCCGCGGCAGTTCCAATGTGCGCGTGCTGATCAACAACAAGCCTTCCACGATCATTGCTACCAGCGTAGCCGATGCATTGAAGCAGATTCCCGCGGATATGATCAAGTCGGTGGAGGTGATTACATCGCCTTCGGCCCGGTACGATGCGGAAGGTTCGGCGGGGATCATCAACATTGTTACCAAAAAAAGTACGATACAGGGCGGTACCCTCAATGTGGATACCGGCATTGGAAACCGGGGTTCCAACCTGGGGCTCAGGGGCAATTACCGGGTTGGCAAAATGGGTTTCAGCCTGGGCGGGTTCGGCCGGTTCAACTACAATATGCCGGGTAAATCAGAAAACCTGCAGGTAGGTAAAATTGAGAACTTCTCGATCAGACAAACAACCAAGTCGGATAACCGTACTGCATTTGGGTCCTATAATCTGGGCTGGGATTACGAGATCGATTCCAAAACATCCCTGTCGGCAGGGGTGCGTTATGGCTTGCGGAACATGAAAAACACGCAGGAGCTCACCACCTTCAACACGCAGGGAACAAGCACCACAACTTCTTACCGGGATGTGGATGTAAAAGATCTGTCGGGTACCTGGGACGTGAATGTAGATTACCTGAAAACACTCGGCAAGCCGCAGCAGGAGCTGAGTATTTCGACCCAGTTCAGCCGCAACAACCGCACTAATGATTACGACGCCAATGTATTTGCATTAAGTACCAACCAGATCCGCGAAATGCTCGGCTCGCAGGGAAACAATAACAGCAGCCATAACCAGGAAAGTACGGTACAGCTCGACTACCAAACGCCAATCAAGGAAAATCAGCTCCTCGAAATTGGTGGTAAAGGTATATTCCGGCAGGTAGTAAGTAATTATGATTACTACAATACCATGGGTACGCCTCAGGCAGCCAGCAACCTCGATTACGACCAGAATGTAGCCGCAGGATATTTTTCTTACACTTTGTCAACCAAAAGCAGGTTTACGATTAAGGCGGGAACGCGTTATGAGTACACCAGCATCAATGCAACCCAGGGCGAGCAGGGGAGTCTTAACCTGCCCGCCTACGGTAATCTGGTACCCAGCATCAACCTGTCGCAGACTTTCGGAAAAGGACAGACGGTGAAGCTGGCCTACAACCGCAGGCTGCAGCGCCCGGGTATCCAGTTTCTGAATCCCAATGTAAATGCGGCTAACCCGCTAAATGTTACAGTTGGTAACCCCAACCTGAGTCCCGAGCTTACCGACCAGGTGGAATTGGGGACCAGCTTCTTTAAAAATTCAGTGTATGTCAATGTATCTACGTTTGCCAGATTTACCAATAACTCCATTGAAAGCATCCGTACGACCAGCCCGGAAGGGGTGATTACAACAACTTACGGGAACATTGGGGAGAAGAAAAATGTGGGGGTAAACATCTTTGGTAACATTACCTTCTTTAAAAAATGGCAGGTTGGAGGAGGTTTTGATGCCTACTATGCAAACCTGTCTAACAACAGTCCGGATATTTCATTGCAGTCGTCTAACAGTGGCTTTGTACTTAGTGGTCGCTTCCGTACCAGCCTTACGATCAAAAATGGCTGGGGATTGCAGGGCGGCGGTTTCATGCGTGGCCGGGAAGTGCAGCTGCAGGGTACCCAGGCAGGTTTCAGGATGTATGACCTGGGGATCAAAAAGGATTTCAAAAACAAGCGCGGCAGCATAGGTTTTGGTATGGAGAATTTCCTGGCACCTTCATTTAAAATGAAAACCAGCCTTGAATCAAGAACATTTACCCAGAACAATACCAATTATCTGTTTAACCGCGGTTTCAGGGTGAACTTCTCGTACCGATTGGGTAAAATGACATTTACCGAACAAAAAACGCGCAGAAGAAAGTCTATCAATAATGATGACCAGAAAAGCGAAGGCGGCGGTATGGATGCAGGCGGCGGACAATCAGCAGCACCTGCCATTACTGTTCCTACAAACCGTCCGGCAGGCAGCCCGGCTGGTACCAGGACGCAGGGGGGATTGCGCTCGGCGACAGACAGCACGCTGCGTTCACCCCGTGAAACCATCGTGAACCCCAATGCAGCACGCCCGGACTCTGCTGCAAAACCCATGGTTGCGCCTGATTCACTGAAAGCTCCGGTAACTACGCCTGATTCTACCATCAAGCCAGCAACTACCCTGCCCGATTCGACCATGCGGCCTGACAGCACAGCACGTCCTGCATTACCAGTACAACCAATGAAGCAGGATTCTACCGCAAGACCGGTAGTTCCTGCGGATTCAATCCCGAAAAAAGAATAA
- the hemC gene encoding hydroxymethylbilane synthase, with protein sequence MLIKIGTRGSKLALWQAYYVEKMLQKDGIDTQIIIIETKGDKILDRSLAKIGSKGVFTQELEDQLLTGAIDIAVHSAKDLQSSLDLAFELIAFTEREKANDVLVSRNTSLSLKSGETFVVGTSSTRRIAVLKHFYPHIKTVDMRGNLQTRLRKLDEGQCDALLLAYAGVHRMEYDDLIAEHLLLDEFTPAVGQGSVAIECASALSGEKKALLKALLNDEDTEKCLLAERAFLHKLQGGCSVPVFGMATLHAKQLSMTGGIISLDGSKVIRKTLAGSETYPEQLGTAIADELLDAGAGQILEEIKGHQ encoded by the coding sequence ATGCTAATAAAAATAGGAACCCGCGGCAGCAAACTCGCACTATGGCAAGCATACTACGTTGAGAAAATGCTGCAGAAAGACGGGATTGATACCCAAATCATTATTATCGAAACCAAAGGAGACAAGATTCTTGACAGGTCACTTGCTAAAATCGGGAGCAAGGGGGTATTTACCCAGGAACTTGAAGATCAGCTTCTTACTGGCGCCATTGACATTGCAGTACACAGTGCCAAAGACCTCCAATCGTCTCTGGACCTGGCATTTGAACTCATCGCATTTACCGAAAGAGAAAAAGCAAATGATGTGCTGGTGAGCCGGAACACAAGCCTTTCCTTAAAGAGCGGCGAAACATTCGTGGTAGGCACTTCCTCTACGCGGCGCATTGCAGTCCTGAAACATTTTTACCCGCATATCAAAACCGTAGACATGCGCGGTAACCTTCAGACCCGCCTCAGAAAGCTCGACGAAGGCCAGTGTGATGCATTGCTTTTAGCCTATGCCGGCGTTCACCGCATGGAGTACGACGACCTGATTGCCGAACACCTGCTGCTGGACGAGTTTACACCTGCTGTGGGCCAGGGTAGCGTAGCCATTGAATGCGCCTCGGCGCTTTCCGGTGAGAAGAAAGCGTTGCTCAAAGCGCTGCTCAATGATGAAGATACTGAAAAGTGCCTGCTGGCCGAACGTGCATTCCTGCACAAACTGCAGGGCGGATGCAGTGTTCCTGTATTTGGGATGGCAACGCTGCATGCAAAGCAGCTGAGCATGACGGGCGGCATCATCAGCCTGGACGGCAGTAAAGTGATCCGTAAAACACTCGCCGGCTCCGAAACTTACCCCGAGCAATTGGGAACAGCCATTGCCGATGAATTGCTGGATGCCGGCGCGGGTCAGATTTTAGAAGAGATCAAAGGACATCAATAG
- a CDS encoding helix-turn-helix domain-containing protein codes for MITPVKNDRQYEEALGRIYLLMQEEVLPGSPESDELEVLSILVKDYENEHYPLPAPNPLEAIRFRLDQMGMTEKELSEILGYRSRKSEILSGKRKLSLSMIRKLNEKLHIPAQVLIQPY; via the coding sequence ATGATAACTCCGGTAAAAAATGACAGACAGTACGAGGAGGCGCTAGGCCGAATTTATTTGTTGATGCAGGAAGAGGTTCTTCCCGGGTCGCCGGAATCTGATGAACTTGAAGTACTCTCTATTCTTGTAAAGGATTATGAGAATGAACATTATCCGCTGCCTGCACCCAATCCACTGGAAGCAATCAGGTTCAGGCTGGACCAGATGGGCATGACTGAGAAGGAGCTGTCAGAGATCCTGGGCTATCGCTCCCGGAAGTCCGAGATACTATCCGGTAAAAGAAAATTGAGCCTTTCCATGATCCGAAAGTTGAACGAGAAGCTCCACATTCCGGCACAGGTGCTGATTCAACCTTATTAA
- a CDS encoding type II toxin-antitoxin system HigB family toxin yields MRIIAVKTLKYYLDKHPHAEQALLSWYEEASSAIWESPNQLKAQYQSASVLTGKRVVFNIHGNKFRLIVDIEFRLKIVFIVWFGTHKEYDQIDAKQISYDNSGKK; encoded by the coding sequence ATGCGTATTATCGCGGTAAAAACGCTTAAATATTATTTAGACAAACATCCGCACGCGGAACAGGCACTATTGTCATGGTACGAGGAAGCTTCCTCTGCTATTTGGGAGTCGCCAAACCAGTTAAAGGCACAATACCAGAGTGCCTCTGTGCTGACCGGTAAAAGGGTAGTTTTCAATATTCACGGTAATAAATTCCGTTTGATAGTGGATATTGAATTCAGATTGAAGATTGTCTTTATCGTATGGTTTGGCACACACAAGGAATATGATCAGATCGATGCAAAACAGATTAGTTATGATAACTCCGGTAAAAAATGA
- the rimK gene encoding 30S ribosomal protein S6--L-glutamate ligase — MKIAVLSTNPDLYSTRRLVEAIKQRGHEALVIDHVKCFVMIEGGRPTLLYKGKPLDEIDAVIPRIGTSVTGFGCAVVRQFELMKVFTTVKSQAILRSRDKLRSMQVLAKSGVDIPKTVIAKNPSQVNELIHLVGGPPVIIKLLEGTQGVGVVLAETIKAAKSTIEAFYGLRANFLIQEYIAESRGADIRAFVIGNKVIAAMKRQGAEGDFRSNLHRGGEGCVIELTPEEEHTAVSAAKALGVKIAGVDMLQSARGPLVMEVNSSPGLRGIEEISGIDIASLIVAYIEDRIVTDEGDTVGV; from the coding sequence ATGAAAATCGCCGTATTATCTACCAACCCCGACCTTTATTCAACGAGGCGTCTGGTAGAGGCAATCAAACAACGCGGTCACGAGGCATTGGTTATCGACCATGTCAAATGCTTTGTCATGATCGAAGGCGGCAGACCTACCCTGCTCTATAAAGGCAAGCCGCTCGACGAAATAGACGCCGTGATTCCAAGAATCGGAACTTCGGTGACGGGATTTGGCTGTGCAGTGGTGCGTCAGTTTGAGTTGATGAAGGTATTTACGACCGTAAAGTCGCAGGCCATACTCCGCTCCCGCGATAAACTCAGGAGCATGCAGGTACTCGCCAAATCGGGTGTTGATATTCCTAAAACCGTCATTGCCAAAAACCCGTCCCAGGTGAATGAGCTGATCCATCTTGTGGGAGGTCCGCCGGTCATTATCAAGCTGCTGGAAGGAACTCAGGGCGTGGGTGTGGTACTGGCCGAGACCATCAAAGCTGCCAAGTCGACCATTGAAGCTTTTTACGGACTGCGTGCCAACTTCCTGATCCAGGAATACATTGCTGAATCCCGCGGGGCTGATATCCGTGCATTTGTGATCGGCAACAAGGTAATTGCAGCCATGAAGCGGCAGGGAGCCGAGGGCGATTTCCGCTCCAACCTGCACCGGGGTGGCGAAGGCTGTGTGATCGAACTCACACCCGAAGAAGAACATACGGCGGTGTCTGCTGCAAAAGCATTGGGTGTGAAGATCGCCGGCGTGGATATGCTGCAATCAGCGCGTGGCCCGCTGGTGATGGAGGTCAATTCATCCCCCGGCCTCCGCGGCATTGAAGAGATCAGCGGGATTGATATTGCCTCATTAATTGTTGCTTACATTGAAGACAGGATTGTGACCGATGAAGGAGATACTGTTGGGGTGTAG
- a CDS encoding ATP-dependent zinc protease family protein, which yields MKPALTVIGATDVADLPELGWHQVPVRVDSGAATSAIHCSKVRLVKSEDDEVILEFFLDYKNGAPPQSFYARNFKETIVRNSFGKEEKRYVIKTRIEIFGKKIRTEFSLANRRKMRYPILLGRKLLKNRFVVDVAQKDLSFSRKQSKAGKPH from the coding sequence ATGAAACCTGCATTGACGGTGATCGGTGCCACCGATGTGGCAGACCTGCCTGAGCTCGGCTGGCACCAGGTGCCTGTCCGGGTCGATTCGGGGGCTGCTACTTCGGCTATACATTGTTCCAAGGTACGTTTGGTAAAAAGTGAAGATGATGAGGTAATCCTTGAATTTTTCCTGGATTATAAAAACGGCGCACCTCCGCAGTCATTTTATGCGAGAAACTTCAAGGAAACGATCGTACGCAATTCATTTGGCAAAGAAGAAAAGCGTTATGTGATTAAAACCAGGATTGAGATTTTTGGTAAAAAAATAAGAACAGAATTTTCCCTGGCCAACCGCCGCAAAATGAGGTATCCGATCCTGCTGGGAAGAAAGCTCCTGAAAAACCGTTTTGTCGTAGACGTCGCCCAGAAAGACCTTTCATTTTCCCGTAAACAGTCAAAAGCCGGGAAGCCTCATTGA